Proteins encoded by one window of Bubalus bubalis isolate 160015118507 breed Murrah chromosome 4, NDDB_SH_1, whole genome shotgun sequence:
- the WNT10B gene encoding protein Wnt-10b, with the protein MREEPRPRPPPSGLAGLLFLALCSRALGNEIQGLKLPGGGEPPLTANTVCLTLSGLSKQQLGLCLRSPDVTASALQGLHIAVHECQHQLRDQRWNCSALEGGGRLPHHSAILKRGFRESAFSFSMLAAGVMHAVATACSLGKLVSCGCGWKGSGEQDRLRAKLLQLQALSRGKSFPHSLPSSGPGSGPSPGPQDTWEWGGCNHDMDFGEKFSRDFLDSREAPRDIQARMRIHNNRVGRQVVTENLKRKCKCHGTSGSCQLKTCWRAPPEFRAVGAALRERLDRAIFIDTHNRNSGAFQPRLRPRRLSGELVYFENSPDFCERDPTVGSPGTQGRACNKTSPLLGSCGSLCCGRGHNVLRQTRVERCNCRFHWCCYVLCDECKVTEWVNVCK; encoded by the exons ATGCGGGAGGAGCCCCGGCCGCGGCCTCCGCCCTCGGGCCTCGCCGGTCTCCTGTTCCTGGCGTTGTGCAGTCG GGCCCTCGGCAATGAGATTCAGGGCTTGAAGCTGCCGGGCGGCGGCGAGCCGCCGCTGACCGCCAACACCGTCTGCTTGACGCTGTCGGGCCTGAGCAAGCAGCAGCTGGGCCTGTGCCTGCGCAGCCCCGACGTGACGGCGTCGGCGCTCCAGGGCCTGCACATCGCGGTCCACGAGTGTCAGCACCAGCTGCGCGACCAGCGCTGGAACTGCTCGGCGCTCGAGGGCGGCGGCCGCCTGCCGCACCACAGCGCCATCCTCAAGCGCG GTTTCCGAGAGAgcgctttttccttctccatgctggCTGCTGGGGTCATGCATGCAGTAGCCACCGCCTGCAGCCTGGGCAAGCTGGTGAGCTGTGGCTGTGGCTGGAAGGGCAGTGGTGAGCAGGATCGACTGAGGGCGAAACTGCTGCAGCTGCAGGCACTATCGCGGGGCAAGAGCtttccccactccctgcccagcTCGGGCCCTGGCTCCGGTCCCAGCCCTGGCCCCCAGGACACGTGGGAATGGGGCGGCTGTAACCATGACATGGACTTCGGGGAGAAGTTCTCTCGGGATTTTTTGGATTCCAGGGAAGCTCCCCGGGACATCCAGGCACGAATGCGGATCCACAACAACAGGGTGGGGCGTCAG GTGGTAACTGAAAACCTGAAGCGGAAATGCAAGTGCCATGGTACGTCAGGCAGCTGCCAGCTCAAGACGTGCTGGAGGGCACCCCCAGAGTTCCGGGCAGTGGGAGCAGCCTTGAGGGAGCGGCTGGACCGGGCCATCTTCATTGATACTCACAACCGCAACTCCGGAGCCTTTCAACCCCGCCTTCGGCCCCGACGCCTTTCAGGAGAGCTGGTCTATTTCGAGAACTCTCCTGACTTCTGCGAGCGAGACCCCACTGTGGGCTCCCCAGGCACACAGGGCCGGGCCTGCAACAAGACGAGCCCCCTGCTGGGTAGCTGTGGCAGCCTGTGCTGTGGCCGCGGGCACAACGTGCTCCGGCAGACCCGAGTCGAGCGCTGTAATTGCCGCTTCCACTGGTGCTGCTACGTGCTGTGTGACGAGTGCAAGGTCACAGAGTGGGTCAATGTGTGTAAGTGA
- the WNT1 gene encoding proto-oncogene Wnt-1: MGHWALLPCWVSAALLLALAALPAALAANSSGRWWGIVNVASSTNLLTDSKSLQLVLEPSLQLLSRKQRRLIRQNPGILHSVSGGLQSAVRECKWQFRNRRWNCPTASGPHLFGKIVNRGCRETAFIFAITSAGVTHSVARSCSEGSIESCTCDYRRRGPGGPDWHWGGCSDNIDFGRLFGREFVDSGEKGRDLRFLMNLHNNEAGRTTVFSEMRQECKCHGMSGSCTVRTCWMRLPTLRAVGDVLRDRFDGASRVLYGNRGNNRASRAELLRLEPEDPAHKPPSPHDLVYFEKSPNFCTYSGRLGTAGTAGRACNSSSPALDGCELLCCGRGHRTRTQRVTERCNCTFHWCCHVSCRNCTHTRVLHECL, from the exons ATGGGGCACTGGGCGCTGCTGCCTTGCTGGGTTTCTGCTGCGTTGTTGCTGGCGCTGGCCGCTCTGCCTGCAGCCCTGGCCGCCAACAGCAGTGGCCGATGGTG GGGCATCGTGAACGTAGCCTCCTCCACGAACCTGCTGACCGACTCCAAGAGTCTGCAGCTGGTACTCGAGCCCAGTCTGCAGCTGCTGAGCCGCAAACAGCGGCGGCTGATCCGCCAGAACCCGGGGATCCTGCACAGTGTGAGCGGGGGGCTGCAGAGCGCTGTGCGAGAGTGCAAGTGGCAGTTCCGGAACCGCCGCTGGAACTGTCCCACGGCCTCGGGGCCCCACCTCTTCGGCAAGATCGTCAACCGAG GCTGTCGGGAAACAGCATTTATCTTCGCCATCACCTCGGCCGGGGTCACCCACTCGGTGGCGCGCTCCTGCTCAGAGGGCTCCATCGAATCCTGCACGTGCGACTATCGGCGGCGCGGTCCTGGGGGCCCCGATTGGCACTGGGGAGGCTGCAGCGACAACATCGACTTCGGCCGCCTCTTCGGCCGGGAGTTTGTGGACTCCGGAGAGAAGGGGCGGGACCTTCGCTTCCTCATGAACCTTCACAACAATGAGGCGGGGCGCACG ACCGTGTTCTCCGAGATGCGCCAGGAGTGCAAGTGCCACGGGATGTCGGGCTCATGCACGGTGCGCACGTGCTGGATGCGGCTGCCCACTCTGCGCGCAGTGGGCGACGTGCTGCGGGACCGCTTCGACGGTGCCTCGCGCGTCCTCTACGGCAACCGCGGCAACAACCGTGCATCGCGGGCGGAACTGCTGCGCCTGGAGCCGGAGGACCCGGCTCACAAGCCTCCCTCGCCCCACGACCTCGTCTACTTCGAGAAATCGCCTAACTTCTGCACGTACAGCGGACGCCTGGGTACCGCGGGCACGGCGGGTCGCGCCTGCAATAGCTCGTCGCCCGCGTTGGATGGCTGCGAGCTGCTCTGCTGTGGCCGGGGCCACCGCACGCGCACGCAGCGCGTCACCGAGCGCTGCAACTGCACCTTCCACTGGTGCTGCCACGTCAGCTGCCGCAACTGCACGCACACGCGCGTACTGCACGAGTGCCTGTGA
- the DDN gene encoding dendrin isoform X1, producing the protein MLDGQLFSEGPDSPRELQDEESGSCLWVQKSKLVVIEVKTISCHYSRRAPPRQLMDFQASHWLRGPQSRTCGPRPGSPEPPPRRPWASRVLQEATNWRAGPPAEARAREQEKRKAASQEREAKETERKRRKAGGARRSPPGRPRPEPRNALRVAHSAGLPAPSRSERLGSVGRPPRPSAQPQSNPGAAWAGPCGGRRPGPPSYEAHLLLRGAAGMAPRRRWDRPPPYVAPPSYEGPHRTLGTKRGPEPSQARASSTCAPTRTEGGCAKKRLDPRIYRDVLGAWGLRQGRGLLGGSPGCGTDRPRLESGKGPAEKSLRLAAAGLKSGSDGHPQAKAAGSPGTVPAGSATATPSPPRPTPRSRPHPKGSGEGREGRDQTWLPKRWVPSIKKQPPRHSQTLPRPWAPGGTGWLESLGHRGESGPETLEGWKATRRPHTLPRSSRGPTRGEGVFVIDATCVVIRSQYVPTPRTQHVQLLPAGVPRLVGNAPSQPKPNKEEGEGAAFLPSPYRKLPLSSRPSLQPSEGRGLEAERGKPADSSLEERASRILGLPVGEVNLQDPPTQPGSPEHSALGPAASRGARGAEGSEKVASGTRCAGRGWARAPGPYAGALREAVSRIRRHTAPDSDSDEAAELSVHSSSSDASDTEVSGASWRKERTGPPEGGKTAELSGNA; encoded by the exons atgCTGGATGGCCAGCTCTTCTCCGAGGGGCCCGATAGCCCCCGGGAGCTCCAGGATGAGGAGTCTGGCAGCTGCCTCTGGGTGCAGAAATCCAAGCTGGTGGTGATCGAAGTGAAGACTATTTCCTGTCATTATAGTCGCCGCGCCCCTCCTCGACAGCTCATGGACTTCCAGGCCAGCCACTGGCTCCGCGGGCCCCAGAGCCGCAC GTGTGGGCCGCGCCCGGGATCCCCTGAGCCGCCGCCCCGCCGGCCCTGGGCCTCCAGGGTGCTGCAGGAGGCGACCAACTGGCGGGCGGGGCCCCCGGCCGAGGCCCGAGCCCGGgagcaagagaaaaggaaagcggCGTCGCAGGAGCGGGAGGCCAAGGAGACCGAGCGAAAAAGGCGCAAGGCTGGTGGGGCCCGAAGGAGTCCCCCTGGTCGGCCCCGCCCGGAGCCTCGGAACGCCCTTCGGGTGGCCCACTCTGCAGGGCTCCCAGCTCCCTCAAGGTCCGAGCGCCTGGGGTCGGTGGGGCGACCGCCCCGTCCATCCGCGCAGCCGCAGAGCAATCCTGGGGCGGCGTGGGCGGGGCCCTGCGGCGGTCGGCGGCCAGGGCCCCCCAGCTACGAGGCTCACCTGCTGCTGAGAGGCGCTGCCGGGATGGCCCCGCGACGCCGCTGGGACCGGCCGCCACCCTACGTGGCTCCACCTTCTTACGAGGGCCCCCACAGGACCCTGGGGACTAAGCGAGGCCCCGAGCCCTCGCAGGCGCGCGCCTCTTCAACCTGTGCGCCGACTAGGACAGAGGGAGGGTGCGCAAAGAAGAGGCTAGATCCTCGGATCTACCGGGACGTCCTAGGGGCCTGGGGTCTCCGTCAGGGGCGGGGTCTCTTGGGGGGATCCCCAGGCTGTGGAACAGACAGGCCAAGGCTGGAGTCCGGTAAGGGGCCCGCGGAGAAAAGCCTGAGGCTGGCTGCTGCTGGCCTAAAGAGTGGTAGCGACGGCCATCCCCAAGCTAAAGCCGCTGGGAGCCCAGGCACAGTTCCTGCGGGGTCTGCCACTGCCACCCCTAGCCCCCCGCGTCCCACTCCCAGGTCCAGACCCCATCCCAAAGGCTccggggaagggagggaaggtagAGACCAGACCTGGCTCCCCAAACGCTGGGTTCCCTCCATTAAAAAGCAGCCGCCCCGGCATAGCCAGACCCTCCCCAGACCCTGGGCTCCAGGAGGCACGGGATGGTTAGAGTCCCTGGGTCATAGAGGGGAGTCAGGACCCGAGACCTTGGAGGGTTGGAAGGCGACCCGACGCCCCCACACCCTGCCCCGAAGTTCCCGTGGCCCCACTCGTGGGGAAGGCGTCTTTGTCATTGATGCCACTTGCGTGGTGATACGTTCCCAGTACGTCCCGACCCCTCGAACCCAGCATGTTCAGCTTTTGCCCGCCGGGGTGCCGCGCCTTGTGGGGAATGCCCCCAGCCAACCGAAACCCAAtaaagaggagggagagggggccgctttccttccctccccttacCGAAAGCTGCCATTGAGCAGTCGTCCTTCTCTCCAACCCAGTGAGGGACGCGGGCTCGAAGCTGAGCGCGGGAAGCCCGCGGACTCCTCACTGGAGGAGCGCGCCTCCCGCATCTTGGGGCTCCCGGTTGGCGAAGTAAACCTACAGGATCCCCCCACGCAGCCAGGTAGCCCAGAGCACTCAGCCTTAGGCCCAGCGGCTTCGCGGGGAGCGCGCGGTGCCGAGGGATCGGAGAAAGTGGCGTCCGGCACGCGGTGCGCAGGCCGGGGCTGGGCGCGAGCCCCTGGACCCTATGCCGGGGCCCTGCGGGAAGCTGTGTCCCGCATCCGCCGCCACACCGCCCCGGACTCCGACTCAGACGAAGCTGCGGAGCTCAGCGTCCATAGCAGCTCTTCTGATGCGAGCGACACAGAAGTCTCGGGCGCCTCCTGGCGGAAAGAGCGGACCGGGCCCCCCGAAGGCGGAAAGACAGCCGAGCTGAGCGGCAATGCCTGA
- the DDN gene encoding dendrin isoform X2: MDFQASHWLRGPQSRTCGPRPGSPEPPPRRPWASRVLQEATNWRAGPPAEARAREQEKRKAASQEREAKETERKRRKAGGARRSPPGRPRPEPRNALRVAHSAGLPAPSRSERLGSVGRPPRPSAQPQSNPGAAWAGPCGGRRPGPPSYEAHLLLRGAAGMAPRRRWDRPPPYVAPPSYEGPHRTLGTKRGPEPSQARASSTCAPTRTEGGCAKKRLDPRIYRDVLGAWGLRQGRGLLGGSPGCGTDRPRLESGKGPAEKSLRLAAAGLKSGSDGHPQAKAAGSPGTVPAGSATATPSPPRPTPRSRPHPKGSGEGREGRDQTWLPKRWVPSIKKQPPRHSQTLPRPWAPGGTGWLESLGHRGESGPETLEGWKATRRPHTLPRSSRGPTRGEGVFVIDATCVVIRSQYVPTPRTQHVQLLPAGVPRLVGNAPSQPKPNKEEGEGAAFLPSPYRKLPLSSRPSLQPSEGRGLEAERGKPADSSLEERASRILGLPVGEVNLQDPPTQPGSPEHSALGPAASRGARGAEGSEKVASGTRCAGRGWARAPGPYAGALREAVSRIRRHTAPDSDSDEAAELSVHSSSSDASDTEVSGASWRKERTGPPEGGKTAELSGNA, encoded by the exons ATGGACTTCCAGGCCAGCCACTGGCTCCGCGGGCCCCAGAGCCGCAC GTGTGGGCCGCGCCCGGGATCCCCTGAGCCGCCGCCCCGCCGGCCCTGGGCCTCCAGGGTGCTGCAGGAGGCGACCAACTGGCGGGCGGGGCCCCCGGCCGAGGCCCGAGCCCGGgagcaagagaaaaggaaagcggCGTCGCAGGAGCGGGAGGCCAAGGAGACCGAGCGAAAAAGGCGCAAGGCTGGTGGGGCCCGAAGGAGTCCCCCTGGTCGGCCCCGCCCGGAGCCTCGGAACGCCCTTCGGGTGGCCCACTCTGCAGGGCTCCCAGCTCCCTCAAGGTCCGAGCGCCTGGGGTCGGTGGGGCGACCGCCCCGTCCATCCGCGCAGCCGCAGAGCAATCCTGGGGCGGCGTGGGCGGGGCCCTGCGGCGGTCGGCGGCCAGGGCCCCCCAGCTACGAGGCTCACCTGCTGCTGAGAGGCGCTGCCGGGATGGCCCCGCGACGCCGCTGGGACCGGCCGCCACCCTACGTGGCTCCACCTTCTTACGAGGGCCCCCACAGGACCCTGGGGACTAAGCGAGGCCCCGAGCCCTCGCAGGCGCGCGCCTCTTCAACCTGTGCGCCGACTAGGACAGAGGGAGGGTGCGCAAAGAAGAGGCTAGATCCTCGGATCTACCGGGACGTCCTAGGGGCCTGGGGTCTCCGTCAGGGGCGGGGTCTCTTGGGGGGATCCCCAGGCTGTGGAACAGACAGGCCAAGGCTGGAGTCCGGTAAGGGGCCCGCGGAGAAAAGCCTGAGGCTGGCTGCTGCTGGCCTAAAGAGTGGTAGCGACGGCCATCCCCAAGCTAAAGCCGCTGGGAGCCCAGGCACAGTTCCTGCGGGGTCTGCCACTGCCACCCCTAGCCCCCCGCGTCCCACTCCCAGGTCCAGACCCCATCCCAAAGGCTccggggaagggagggaaggtagAGACCAGACCTGGCTCCCCAAACGCTGGGTTCCCTCCATTAAAAAGCAGCCGCCCCGGCATAGCCAGACCCTCCCCAGACCCTGGGCTCCAGGAGGCACGGGATGGTTAGAGTCCCTGGGTCATAGAGGGGAGTCAGGACCCGAGACCTTGGAGGGTTGGAAGGCGACCCGACGCCCCCACACCCTGCCCCGAAGTTCCCGTGGCCCCACTCGTGGGGAAGGCGTCTTTGTCATTGATGCCACTTGCGTGGTGATACGTTCCCAGTACGTCCCGACCCCTCGAACCCAGCATGTTCAGCTTTTGCCCGCCGGGGTGCCGCGCCTTGTGGGGAATGCCCCCAGCCAACCGAAACCCAAtaaagaggagggagagggggccgctttccttccctccccttacCGAAAGCTGCCATTGAGCAGTCGTCCTTCTCTCCAACCCAGTGAGGGACGCGGGCTCGAAGCTGAGCGCGGGAAGCCCGCGGACTCCTCACTGGAGGAGCGCGCCTCCCGCATCTTGGGGCTCCCGGTTGGCGAAGTAAACCTACAGGATCCCCCCACGCAGCCAGGTAGCCCAGAGCACTCAGCCTTAGGCCCAGCGGCTTCGCGGGGAGCGCGCGGTGCCGAGGGATCGGAGAAAGTGGCGTCCGGCACGCGGTGCGCAGGCCGGGGCTGGGCGCGAGCCCCTGGACCCTATGCCGGGGCCCTGCGGGAAGCTGTGTCCCGCATCCGCCGCCACACCGCCCCGGACTCCGACTCAGACGAAGCTGCGGAGCTCAGCGTCCATAGCAGCTCTTCTGATGCGAGCGACACAGAAGTCTCGGGCGCCTCCTGGCGGAAAGAGCGGACCGGGCCCCCCGAAGGCGGAAAGACAGCCGAGCTGAGCGGCAATGCCTGA